One Halobacterium zhouii genomic region harbors:
- a CDS encoding 50S ribosomal protein L3 — protein sequence MPQPNRPRKGSMGFSPRKRAESEVPRFNSWPADDGQVGLQGFAGYKAGMTHVVLVDDKANSPTEGMETSVPVTVVETPPMRAAAVRVYEDTPYGKKPLTEVWADDVHEDLDRALSVPEEGGDADELTAALDENDVADIRVITHTVPGEVKSVPKKKPDIMETRVGGGSLDDRAEFALDLIDEGGAHDFGDVFRAGEFTDVAGVTTGKGTQGPVKRWGVQKRKGKHARQGWRRRIGNLGPWNPSRVRSTVPQLGQTGYHQRTELNKRLIDFGEGEDVNADGGFPNYGEVDGPYTLVKGSVPGPDQRLVRFRPAVRPNESPRLDPEVRFVSTESNQG from the coding sequence ATGCCACAGCCAAACCGACCACGAAAAGGCTCGATGGGGTTCAGTCCCCGCAAGCGCGCGGAGAGTGAAGTGCCGCGCTTCAACTCGTGGCCCGCAGACGACGGCCAGGTTGGTCTTCAGGGCTTCGCCGGCTACAAGGCCGGGATGACCCACGTCGTCCTCGTCGACGACAAGGCCAACTCCCCGACGGAGGGCATGGAAACGTCCGTGCCAGTCACCGTCGTGGAAACGCCTCCGATGCGAGCGGCAGCCGTGCGTGTCTACGAGGACACGCCGTACGGCAAGAAGCCGCTCACCGAGGTGTGGGCCGACGACGTCCACGAGGATCTCGACCGCGCGCTGTCCGTCCCCGAAGAGGGCGGCGACGCAGACGAACTGACCGCGGCGCTCGACGAGAACGACGTCGCCGACATCCGTGTCATCACGCACACGGTGCCCGGCGAGGTCAAGAGCGTCCCGAAGAAGAAACCAGACATCATGGAGACGCGCGTCGGCGGCGGCTCGCTCGACGACCGCGCCGAATTCGCACTCGACCTCATCGACGAGGGCGGTGCACACGACTTCGGCGACGTGTTCCGCGCGGGCGAGTTCACCGACGTCGCGGGCGTCACCACGGGCAAAGGGACCCAGGGGCCCGTCAAGCGCTGGGGCGTGCAAAAGCGGAAAGGCAAGCACGCTCGCCAGGGCTGGCGGCGCCGCATCGGCAACCTCGGTCCGTGGAACCCGAGCCGCGTGCGCTCGACGGTCCCCCAGCTGGGGCAGACTGGCTACCACCAGCGCACGGAGCTCAACAAGCGCCTCATCGACTTCGGTGAGGGCGAGGACGTGAACGCGGACGGTGGCTTCCCGAACTACGGCGAAGTCGACGGCCCGTACACGCTCGTGAAGGGCTCGGTGCCCGGCCCGGACCAGCGCCTCGTGCGCTTCCGTCCGGCCGTCCGACCGAACGAATCGCCGCGCCTCGACCCAGAGGTGCGCTTCGTCAGCACAGAATCTAACCAGGGATAA
- a CDS encoding putative RNA uridine N3 methyltransferase, translating to MTLSVLVPSSLVREAEDKREATRKLGYVARAAAVFRADRLVVFPDEDGERKWGGGFVETVLRYAATPPYLRKEAFDTRDELEYAGVLPPLRLSSWTGSDSSGSGSIRQGIVTQVGSEGRVRVNCGMQHPISLHSPPNRELVEGERVTIRVSSRRPVRAKIVDEPLPGFSVDRMDLGDALDRPDAGVRIATSRHGEPLSVASLEGYVERTNRDGLTVAFGAPGRGLPPILGLEPDDIGSEPEAVSENVATTSDAPTGFDAWLNTIPSQGSEVVRTEEAMFASLGCLTLTE from the coding sequence ATGACACTCAGCGTACTCGTGCCGTCGTCCCTCGTCCGGGAAGCCGAGGACAAGCGGGAGGCGACCCGCAAACTCGGTTACGTCGCCCGCGCGGCGGCGGTGTTCCGGGCAGACCGCCTCGTCGTCTTCCCCGACGAAGACGGCGAGCGGAAGTGGGGCGGCGGGTTCGTCGAAACGGTGTTGCGGTACGCCGCGACGCCACCCTACCTCCGAAAGGAGGCATTCGACACCCGCGACGAACTGGAGTACGCCGGTGTCCTGCCGCCGCTCCGCCTCTCGTCATGGACCGGCTCAGACTCGAGCGGGTCTGGGTCGATACGACAGGGAATCGTGACCCAGGTCGGATCTGAAGGGCGCGTTCGGGTCAATTGCGGAATGCAACACCCGATCTCCCTCCACTCACCTCCCAATCGGGAGCTCGTGGAGGGGGAGCGCGTGACCATCAGGGTCTCTTCGCGACGACCGGTTCGTGCGAAGATCGTCGACGAACCCCTTCCGGGGTTCTCGGTCGACCGCATGGACCTCGGTGACGCTCTCGACCGCCCCGACGCGGGCGTTCGCATCGCCACCTCTCGGCACGGCGAGCCACTTTCCGTGGCCTCGCTAGAGGGGTACGTCGAACGCACGAACCGGGACGGACTGACCGTCGCCTTCGGGGCGCCAGGACGGGGCTTACCGCCCATCCTGGGGCTGGAGCCGGACGACATCGGCTCCGAACCCGAGGCGGTCAGCGAGAACGTCGCCACCACTTCCGACGCTCCCACGGGGTTCGACGCCTGGCTCAACACCATCCCGTCGCAAGGCAGCGAGGTCGTGCGAACCGAGGAAGCGATGTTCGCCTCCCTCGGCTGCCTAACGCTCACGGAGTGA
- a CDS encoding universal stress protein, with translation MYDHIVIPVDGSDEAEHAARRGLELASAFDSTVDVLYVVEQNIRRLAKTDDEEARLREAGETTLAAIETLAAELDHPVTTKLVTGKPAVQISKYAAERDTDLVVIGRQGTTGLGKRLLGSVTENVLHRGDVPVFVVPGGDSVGETTADYSRVLIPTDGSGNGETVTPHGVAFATNLDSTLHVLNVVDLQAAGGLFNAGGLETEFVERLEAEGQEAVDRIAAEIAKTQSDVDVQTAVERTTSFGGPAVGIQEYVEEHDIGLVAMSSHGRSNLKRQLVGSVASAVLRTVDVPVLIVKRTS, from the coding sequence ATGTACGACCACATCGTGATTCCAGTCGACGGGAGCGACGAAGCCGAGCACGCCGCTCGGCGCGGCCTCGAACTCGCGTCAGCCTTCGACTCGACCGTCGACGTGCTCTACGTCGTGGAACAGAACATCCGCCGCCTCGCGAAGACGGACGACGAGGAGGCACGCCTCAGAGAGGCGGGCGAGACCACCCTCGCAGCGATCGAGACGCTCGCCGCCGAACTTGACCACCCGGTCACGACGAAACTGGTGACTGGTAAGCCCGCTGTGCAAATCAGCAAGTACGCGGCCGAACGGGACACCGACCTCGTCGTGATCGGTAGACAGGGAACGACTGGACTCGGCAAGCGCCTCCTCGGCAGCGTCACCGAGAACGTCCTCCACCGGGGCGACGTTCCCGTGTTCGTCGTCCCGGGCGGAGACTCCGTGGGTGAGACGACGGCCGACTACTCACGGGTACTGATTCCGACGGACGGAAGCGGGAACGGCGAAACCGTCACCCCGCACGGTGTGGCGTTCGCGACTAACCTCGACTCGACTCTTCACGTTCTCAACGTCGTGGACCTGCAAGCCGCAGGTGGTCTGTTCAACGCGGGCGGCCTCGAGACGGAGTTCGTCGAACGACTCGAAGCGGAGGGCCAGGAGGCCGTCGACCGGATCGCGGCCGAAATCGCGAAAACCCAGTCGGACGTCGACGTCCAGACCGCCGTCGAACGGACGACGTCGTTCGGCGGTCCCGCGGTGGGTATCCAGGAGTACGTCGAGGAACACGACATCGGACTCGTCGCCATGAGCTCCCACGGCCGGTCGAATCTCAAGCGGCAACTCGTCGGGAGTGTCGCCTCCGCCGTGCTACGGACAGTCGACGTCCCAGTCCTGATTGTCAAACGAACGTCGTGA
- a CDS encoding DUF378 domain-containing protein encodes MASNLNALDWVCFALLIIGALNWGIIGLVEINVVAQIIEPIFRPDAAELVLRIIYTLVGLAGLYVFYPLFRMSRRDHRDADTNTVRDT; translated from the coding sequence ATGGCGTCCAACCTGAACGCCCTTGACTGGGTGTGTTTCGCGCTGCTCATCATCGGCGCGCTGAACTGGGGCATCATCGGTCTCGTCGAGATCAACGTCGTTGCGCAGATCATCGAACCGATATTCCGACCGGACGCCGCCGAGCTCGTCCTCCGCATCATCTACACGCTCGTCGGCCTCGCCGGCCTCTACGTCTTCTACCCGCTGTTCCGGATGTCCCGGCGGGACCACCGAGACGCAGACACCAACACCGTCCGAGATACGTAG
- a CDS encoding MFS transporter has protein sequence MPRLSKSQVILRYYLYRAVGRSSFHYPVYTLFLLFNGLSLPQIGLIATIQSIVVVTGEVPTGYIGDRIGRRNSLVVGSIIMLISNASYLVATDFIGFTFTFVMLSFGGTFMSGSGSAWLYDTLREYDVEDRYTHVSGRGRAIGLWVSVVTLPAGGFLYAINRFYPFYAGVATATLSLLLVLRLPKNRMYDADVDDEDDDRMTIVDALPIIRDQLRAPDLRWFVVYLALFSGAIMTMDMWIQPIVQDTLETTFGPQLRDWGLTKGPILGLLYGAFTVMSAIASDYASDVEDLLGVRYAMMLIPVSIAAVYVFAGLFPLLVFPMLFVMKGGSALTRPISNHYVNDQVQSVGRATLLSSVNMLRQVAGIPFRVGSGILAGMFTSMKAVAILGGLFIVGWALLWLFRSPVSADYERSAEPNASVESTTTED, from the coding sequence ATGCCCCGTCTCTCCAAGTCCCAGGTCATCCTCCGCTACTACCTCTACCGGGCGGTCGGCCGCAGTAGCTTTCACTACCCCGTCTACACGCTTTTCCTGCTGTTCAACGGGCTGAGTCTCCCCCAGATCGGCCTCATCGCTACCATCCAGTCCATCGTCGTCGTGACGGGCGAGGTGCCGACCGGCTACATCGGCGACCGCATCGGCCGCCGGAACAGCCTCGTGGTCGGCTCGATCATCATGCTCATCTCGAACGCCAGTTACCTCGTCGCCACCGACTTCATCGGGTTCACGTTCACGTTCGTGATGCTGTCGTTCGGCGGGACGTTCATGTCCGGGAGCGGGAGCGCGTGGCTCTACGACACCCTCAGAGAGTACGACGTAGAAGACAGATACACGCACGTGAGCGGGCGCGGGCGCGCAATCGGACTCTGGGTGAGCGTCGTCACGCTCCCCGCGGGCGGATTCCTCTACGCCATCAACCGGTTCTATCCCTTCTACGCGGGCGTTGCGACGGCGACGCTGAGTCTTCTGCTCGTGCTTCGACTGCCGAAGAACCGGATGTACGACGCGGACGTCGACGACGAGGACGACGACCGGATGACCATCGTGGACGCGCTCCCGATTATCCGCGACCAGTTGCGGGCGCCGGACCTGCGCTGGTTCGTCGTCTACCTGGCGCTGTTCAGCGGCGCCATCATGACGATGGACATGTGGATTCAGCCCATCGTACAGGACACGCTCGAAACGACGTTCGGCCCCCAACTCCGCGACTGGGGGCTGACGAAGGGACCGATCCTCGGGTTGCTGTATGGGGCGTTCACGGTGATGTCAGCCATCGCGAGCGACTACGCGAGCGACGTCGAGGACCTGCTCGGCGTGCGGTACGCGATGATGCTGATTCCGGTGTCTATCGCCGCCGTATACGTGTTTGCGGGGCTGTTCCCACTACTCGTGTTCCCGATGCTGTTCGTGATGAAGGGCGGGAGTGCGCTCACGCGCCCCATCTCGAATCACTACGTCAACGACCAGGTGCAGTCGGTGGGGCGCGCGACGCTGCTGTCCTCCGTGAACATGCTGCGCCAGGTCGCAGGCATCCCGTTCCGCGTGGGCAGCGGCATCCTCGCCGGGATGTTCACGTCGATGAAGGCCGTCGCCATCCTCGGTGGCCTGTTCATCGTCGGGTGGGCGCTACTGTGGCTGTTCAGGTCGCCAGTGAGCGCCGACTACGAGCGGTCCGCAGAGCCGAACGCGTCCGTGGAGTCGACGACGACAGAGGACTGA
- a CDS encoding thiamine-binding protein has product MTVVALLSVAPVKEGSMAADVADAVEALEDFDVTYETNPMGTVIEAPNVEELLAAVGAAHTAVDGDRVGTFLKIDDKRASDDLAGEKVDAVERELGREARSDET; this is encoded by the coding sequence ATGACAGTTGTCGCACTGCTCAGCGTCGCACCGGTGAAGGAGGGCAGCATGGCCGCGGACGTGGCGGACGCCGTCGAGGCGCTCGAGGACTTCGACGTGACCTACGAGACGAATCCGATGGGAACGGTCATCGAAGCGCCGAACGTCGAGGAACTCCTGGCGGCGGTAGGAGCGGCCCACACGGCCGTCGACGGGGACCGCGTCGGGACGTTCCTGAAGATAGACGACAAGCGCGCGAGCGACGACTTGGCCGGGGAGAAGGTCGACGCAGTCGAGCGAGAACTCGGCCGCGAGGCGCGTTCGGACGAGACGTAG
- the mch gene encoding methenyltetrahydromethanopterin cyclohydrolase: MDSLNRMALELADEALEFAEELDIGAFELDNGATVLDFGVDHLGGLEAGLLLAELQTAGLATVQTRVEDVAGATFPHVELACDRPGVALLGAQKAGWELSVDDYEGLGSGPARALVAREAEYRELDYADAFEFAVLALEGEELPTAAAADQVADLAEVDAESVFLPAYRTASLAGSVTAAARAAELAVFRLFELGYDPLDVVSASGVAPVAPVAGDEQTAMARTNDALAYGGRVHLTVAEEFDQFDAIPSTAAEEYGAPFADVFADADWDASEVGADVFGPAQVTVNVVGGDTYTLGDTHEDLLAEGFDIA, translated from the coding sequence ATGGACAGCCTCAATCGGATGGCACTAGAACTGGCCGACGAGGCCCTGGAGTTCGCCGAGGAACTCGACATCGGCGCGTTCGAGTTGGACAACGGCGCGACCGTCCTCGACTTCGGGGTAGACCACCTCGGCGGCCTCGAGGCCGGCCTCCTGCTCGCGGAACTGCAGACCGCCGGACTCGCGACCGTACAGACGCGCGTCGAGGACGTCGCTGGCGCGACGTTCCCACACGTCGAACTCGCGTGCGACCGCCCGGGAGTCGCGCTCCTCGGCGCCCAGAAGGCGGGCTGGGAGCTCAGCGTCGACGACTACGAGGGCCTGGGGAGTGGCCCCGCTCGCGCGCTGGTCGCCCGGGAGGCGGAGTACCGCGAACTGGACTACGCCGACGCCTTCGAGTTCGCGGTGCTCGCCCTGGAGGGCGAGGAACTGCCCACGGCGGCGGCCGCCGACCAGGTCGCGGACCTCGCGGAGGTCGACGCGGAGAGCGTCTTCCTGCCGGCGTACCGCACGGCGAGTCTCGCGGGAAGCGTCACCGCCGCGGCGCGCGCCGCGGAGCTCGCGGTCTTCCGCCTGTTCGAACTCGGCTACGACCCGCTCGACGTCGTCTCCGCGAGCGGGGTCGCGCCGGTCGCCCCCGTCGCCGGCGACGAACAGACCGCCATGGCCCGGACGAACGACGCGCTCGCGTACGGCGGCCGGGTCCACCTCACAGTCGCCGAGGAGTTCGACCAGTTCGACGCTATTCCCTCGACAGCGGCCGAGGAGTACGGCGCGCCGTTCGCCGACGTGTTCGCGGACGCCGACTGGGACGCGAGCGAGGTCGGCGCGGACGTGTTCGGCCCGGCGCAGGTCACCGTGAACGTCGTCGGCGGCGACACGTACACGCTCGGGGACACCCACGAGGACCTGCTCGCCGAGGGCTTCGACATCGCGTAG
- a CDS encoding phytoene desaturase family protein, which yields MSPLSGQSAAIVGSGFGGLSTACYLADAGADVTVLEQNEQVGGRASRLERNGFAFDMGPSWYLMPDVFERFFADFDREPTDYYSLERLDPHYRIFFKDNAGERPEQSVPGLHASPNGDTVDVTPDREQVKRVFEAYESGAGDALDDYLAKSRENYEVGMEHFVYEDRPRLRDWLDPDLARYARGLSLLGTMQDHVEGYFEHPKLQQIMQYTLVFLGGAPNTTPALYNLMSHVDFNLGVYYPRPVEGATASMGGIHAVARGMADVAEELGVEFHTNHSVTAIKGQRGGFKVDTDGETGSVLADVVVSNADYAHTEQVLLPPEKRQYSEDYWASRTYAPSAFLLYLGVEGDVDPLAHHTLVLPSNWNEHFGQIFDDPEWPDDPAYYLCVPSETDDDVAPAGHSTLFVLVPIAPDLEDTPEIRERYRDLILDDVAEHTGVDLRDRIVTEEAFTVSDFAERYNSYAGSALGLAHTLRQTAMFRPSHRSSEVDGLYFTGSYTTPGIGVPMCLISGDITANYVVADA from the coding sequence ATGAGCCCTCTCTCCGGGCAGTCCGCCGCCATCGTCGGGTCGGGGTTCGGCGGCCTCTCGACGGCCTGTTATCTGGCGGACGCCGGCGCGGACGTCACCGTCCTGGAGCAGAACGAGCAGGTCGGCGGGCGCGCCAGCCGACTCGAACGGAACGGCTTCGCGTTCGACATGGGACCTTCGTGGTATCTGATGCCGGACGTCTTCGAGCGGTTCTTCGCGGACTTCGACCGGGAGCCGACGGACTACTACTCCCTCGAACGTCTCGACCCGCACTACCGCATCTTCTTCAAGGACAACGCGGGCGAGCGGCCCGAGCAGTCGGTTCCCGGCCTCCACGCATCCCCGAATGGAGACACCGTAGACGTGACGCCGGACCGCGAGCAGGTCAAGCGCGTGTTCGAAGCCTACGAGTCGGGCGCCGGGGACGCTCTCGACGACTACCTCGCTAAATCCCGGGAGAACTACGAGGTGGGGATGGAGCACTTCGTCTACGAGGACCGGCCGCGACTCCGTGATTGGCTCGACCCCGACCTCGCGCGCTACGCGCGCGGTCTCAGCCTGCTCGGCACGATGCAGGACCACGTCGAGGGCTACTTCGAGCACCCGAAACTCCAGCAGATTATGCAGTACACGCTGGTGTTCCTCGGCGGCGCGCCGAACACGACGCCGGCGCTGTACAACCTCATGAGTCACGTCGATTTCAACCTCGGCGTCTACTATCCGAGACCCGTCGAGGGCGCAACCGCGTCGATGGGCGGCATCCACGCCGTCGCTCGCGGGATGGCCGACGTGGCCGAAGAACTGGGCGTGGAGTTCCACACGAACCACTCGGTGACCGCCATCAAGGGCCAGCGCGGCGGGTTCAAGGTCGATACCGACGGCGAAACCGGGTCCGTGCTCGCGGACGTCGTGGTCTCGAACGCCGACTACGCGCACACAGAACAGGTTCTCCTCCCGCCCGAGAAGCGCCAGTACAGCGAGGACTACTGGGCGTCCCGAACTTACGCGCCGTCGGCGTTCCTGCTCTACCTCGGCGTTGAGGGCGACGTCGACCCGCTCGCCCACCACACGCTCGTCCTGCCCTCGAACTGGAACGAACACTTCGGCCAGATCTTCGACGACCCCGAGTGGCCCGACGACCCCGCGTACTACCTCTGTGTCCCCTCGGAGACGGACGACGACGTCGCTCCGGCGGGCCACAGCACGCTGTTCGTGCTCGTTCCCATCGCGCCCGACCTGGAGGATACGCCCGAGATCCGGGAGCGCTACCGCGACCTGATTCTGGACGACGTCGCCGAACACACGGGCGTAGACCTGCGCGACCGCATCGTCACCGAGGAGGCGTTCACCGTCTCGGACTTCGCGGAGCGCTACAACAGCTACGCGGGGAGCGCGCTCGGCCTCGCTCACACCCTCAGACAGACCGCCATGTTCCGTCCGTCCCACCGGTCGAGCGAGGTCGACGGCCTCTACTTCACGGGGTCGTACACCACGCCCGGAATCGGGGTTCCGATGTGTCTCATCAGCGGCGACATCACGGCGAACTACGTCGTGGCGGACGCCTGA
- a CDS encoding prenyltransferase: protein MFRYVLTLSRPRFWLYLAGPVLVGVAYGASDLSGLFGPATVGLFAYFLVPANVYLYGINDVFDRGVDESNPKKAGREARFRGGHAVVAVVALSALLLVALVPLVPAVALPWLGAWFLLATEYSAPPLRFKTTPVLDSLSNGLYVLPGAAAFATVAGHHPPVLAVSGGWLWAMGMHTFSAIPDIESDREAGIRTTATALGERRTYAYCATCWLAAAAAFALLDVRLGAVLLAYPALVFGIVRSGVPVERAYWWYPTVNTLVGTVITFGGLWRVVHA from the coding sequence ATGTTCCGGTACGTGCTCACGCTCTCCCGCCCGCGTTTCTGGCTCTACCTCGCGGGACCCGTACTCGTGGGTGTCGCGTACGGCGCGAGTGACCTGTCCGGGCTGTTCGGCCCCGCCACAGTCGGCCTGTTCGCGTACTTCCTCGTCCCCGCGAACGTCTACCTCTACGGCATCAACGACGTGTTCGACCGGGGCGTGGACGAATCGAACCCGAAGAAAGCGGGGCGTGAAGCGCGCTTCCGCGGCGGTCACGCCGTCGTCGCCGTCGTCGCACTTTCGGCGCTCCTGCTGGTCGCACTCGTCCCACTCGTTCCGGCGGTCGCGCTCCCGTGGCTCGGCGCGTGGTTCCTGCTCGCAACCGAGTACAGCGCACCCCCGCTCCGGTTCAAGACCACGCCGGTTCTCGATTCGCTCTCGAACGGCCTCTACGTCCTCCCGGGCGCCGCCGCGTTCGCCACCGTCGCCGGCCACCATCCGCCCGTGCTCGCGGTCTCCGGCGGGTGGCTGTGGGCGATGGGGATGCACACGTTCTCCGCCATCCCCGACATCGAATCCGACCGCGAGGCCGGCATCAGAACGACCGCGACCGCGCTCGGCGAACGCCGAACCTACGCCTACTGCGCGACGTGCTGGCTCGCCGCCGCCGCGGCGTTCGCGCTCCTCGACGTCCGTCTCGGCGCCGTCCTGCTCGCGTACCCCGCACTCGTCTTCGGCATCGTGCGCTCGGGCGTCCCGGTCGAACGCGCGTACTGGTGGTACCCCACGGTGAACACCCTCGTCGGCACGGTCATCACGTTCGGCGGCCTCTGGAGGGTCGTGCATGCGTGA
- the cruF gene encoding bisanhydrobacterioruberin hydratase has translation MREAVERRLDALVREHRFEIAIVFPAVGAVLLLASAWNRLPASVSFDPYLILFGTLVMRLPLVAGLAPLVDRKAGVALLALTAYAFGIELLGVTTGWPYGEFTYLVELGPMLFGKVPAGLPVFFFPLVLNSYLLCVLLLGPRADRTRLRLPVVAAVVLWMDVVLDPAAVALGFWQYDAGGAYYGVPLSNYLGWVLSAVVAVALLDWGFDRADIRERLASCEFLLDDLVSFVVLWGVVNLAYGQLAPALAAAALGVALRRTDRFDFDVASVEPLRR, from the coding sequence ATGCGTGAGGCCGTCGAACGCCGACTGGACGCCCTCGTGCGAGAACACCGCTTCGAGATAGCCATCGTCTTCCCCGCGGTCGGCGCCGTCCTCCTGCTCGCGTCCGCGTGGAACCGCCTGCCGGCGTCGGTCTCGTTCGATCCCTATCTCATCCTGTTCGGCACGCTCGTCATGCGCCTCCCGCTCGTCGCTGGTCTCGCGCCCCTCGTCGACCGGAAGGCGGGCGTCGCGTTGCTCGCGCTCACCGCGTACGCGTTCGGCATCGAACTGCTCGGCGTCACTACCGGGTGGCCGTACGGCGAGTTCACGTACCTCGTGGAACTCGGCCCGATGCTGTTCGGGAAGGTGCCCGCGGGCCTCCCCGTGTTCTTCTTCCCGCTCGTCCTCAACAGCTACCTGCTCTGCGTGCTCCTGTTGGGACCGCGCGCCGACCGCACGCGCCTCCGCCTGCCCGTCGTCGCCGCCGTCGTTCTCTGGATGGACGTCGTGCTCGACCCCGCCGCAGTCGCGCTTGGCTTCTGGCAGTACGACGCCGGCGGCGCGTACTACGGCGTCCCGCTCTCGAACTATCTCGGGTGGGTGCTCTCGGCCGTCGTCGCCGTCGCCCTCCTCGACTGGGGGTTCGACAGAGCCGACATCCGCGAACGCCTCGCGTCCTGTGAGTTCCTGCTCGACGACCTCGTGAGCTTCGTCGTGCTCTGGGGCGTCGTGAACCTCGCGTACGGCCAACTCGCCCCCGCGCTCGCTGCCGCGGCCCTCGGCGTCGCGCTCCGCAGAACTGACCGCTTCGACTTCGACGTGGCCTCCGTCGAGCCCCTCCGACGCTGA
- a CDS encoding phytoene/squalene synthase family protein — MVDSNQISTSKTIQQRTGRTFHLATRLLPERVRHPTYVLYAFFRVADDVVDTPANRDPDVQRTELEAIRAAALGERDTDDAVLSAFRELVVRYDIAEADVDAFVDAMLADLDTARYDTHEELAAYMRGSSVAVGNMMMDVMEVENPEIAAPHAAALAEAFQLSNFLRDVKEDVDEYDRVYLPGETRREYGVTVEQLRRGEVTEGFRAAMCSELAYTEERYREGVAGIEYLPDDCQFAVLLAAVLYADHHREIRARNCDVLSATPTLGTTRKLWLLAKTRALWALHEDPKRMFYRVTGLSASPSTHGNPPANVHPAR, encoded by the coding sequence ATGGTCGATAGCAACCAGATTTCGACGAGCAAGACGATCCAGCAGCGAACCGGGAGGACGTTCCACCTCGCCACGCGCCTCCTCCCCGAGCGCGTCCGCCACCCGACGTACGTCCTGTACGCGTTCTTCCGGGTGGCAGACGACGTGGTAGACACCCCGGCGAACCGCGACCCGGACGTCCAGCGGACTGAACTGGAGGCGATTCGAGCGGCGGCGCTCGGCGAGCGCGACACCGACGACGCGGTGCTGTCGGCGTTCCGCGAACTCGTGGTGCGCTACGACATCGCCGAGGCGGACGTCGACGCGTTCGTCGACGCGATGCTCGCGGACCTCGACACCGCGCGCTACGACACCCACGAGGAGTTGGCGGCGTACATGCGCGGGTCCTCGGTCGCCGTCGGGAACATGATGATGGACGTGATGGAGGTCGAGAACCCGGAGATTGCGGCCCCTCACGCAGCGGCGCTCGCGGAGGCGTTCCAGTTGTCGAACTTCCTGCGCGACGTGAAAGAGGACGTCGACGAGTACGACCGCGTCTACCTGCCGGGGGAGACGCGCCGGGAGTACGGCGTGACCGTCGAGCAACTGCGCCGCGGCGAGGTGACCGAGGGCTTCCGCGCGGCGATGTGTTCGGAACTCGCGTACACCGAGGAGCGCTACCGGGAGGGGGTCGCGGGAATCGAGTACCTGCCCGATGACTGCCAGTTCGCGGTGTTGCTGGCGGCTGTGTTGTACGCGGACCACCACCGCGAGATCCGGGCGCGTAACTGCGACGTGTTGTCTGCCACGCCGACACTCGGGACGACGCGGAAACTCTGGCTGCTGGCGAAGACGCGCGCGCTGTGGGCGCTACACGAGGACCCGAAGCGCATGTTCTACCGGGTGACCGGGCTGTCCGCGTCGCCGAGCACTCACGGGAACCCGCCGGCGAACGTCCACCCCGCTCGGTAG